Proteins encoded by one window of Companilactobacillus ginsenosidimutans:
- a CDS encoding energy-coupling factor transporter transmembrane component T family protein produces the protein MNPSLKLALVLIASFELAFMQSYLANIIIALLGLIYLLIKRINPKRLLWLLIVPIIPVMGTWFSFYLHGSGDSLHSAWLLSTRIYAYIALGGVLTFTVTVDDLLGSLEQNAHIPSKFVYGTLGAFNFAPRVVQTVKQMKIAAMMRGEVLHVWSPEIFFKSILVSIRWSDNLAQAMQSHGFSELTPRTHYKKYPIPAWNWILAIILLIALQLLAFSRLE, from the coding sequence TTGAATCCATCTCTTAAATTAGCATTAGTCTTAATCGCCAGTTTCGAACTTGCATTCATGCAAAGTTATTTAGCAAATATCATAATCGCGTTACTCGGTCTAATTTACCTGTTGATCAAGCGGATAAATCCTAAAAGATTATTATGGCTGTTAATTGTACCAATCATCCCCGTAATGGGAACTTGGTTTTCATTTTATTTGCATGGTTCAGGTGATTCACTTCACAGTGCTTGGCTTCTTTCAACCAGAATTTATGCCTATATCGCACTTGGAGGGGTTCTGACTTTCACAGTTACAGTTGATGATTTATTGGGTTCTCTGGAGCAAAATGCCCATATCCCTTCTAAATTTGTTTACGGAACATTGGGCGCATTTAACTTCGCACCACGTGTTGTTCAAACTGTTAAGCAGATGAAAATTGCGGCGATGATGCGAGGCGAAGTCTTGCACGTTTGGTCACCAGAAATATTTTTCAAATCAATTCTGGTTTCAATTAGATGGTCAGATAATTTAGCACAAGCAATGCAGTCACACGGATTCAGTGAGCTCACCCCAAGAACTCACTACAAAAAATATCCAATCCCCGCCTGGAATTGGATATTAGCAATAATTTTATTAATAGCATTACAACTCTTAGCTTTTAGCCGTTTGGAGTAA
- the aroD gene encoding type I 3-dehydroquinate dehydratase has product MTTKAVKLGRTELGVGRPKIAVPITGHTQEDIIAQAEKIYPEQPDIVEWRIDFFDDVTSKGLLKNAAVSLRTALKDIPILTTFRTKGEGGETLLSDQEYFDICRNILEFNQTDALDVELYHDTESVKSIVSEASEAGVVTIMSNHDFDKTPEQDDMVDRLVQMEKLGADVAKIAVMPHSTDDVLKLMSATNQAQNTLSTPVITMSMGDLGKVTRLSGEVFGSTVTFATVGAASAPGQIPLTNLRQELDDLKLN; this is encoded by the coding sequence TTGACCACGAAAGCTGTTAAACTCGGAAGAACTGAATTGGGAGTTGGACGTCCCAAAATTGCGGTGCCAATAACCGGGCATACACAGGAAGATATAATTGCTCAAGCAGAAAAAATTTATCCTGAGCAACCTGATATAGTCGAATGGAGAATCGATTTTTTTGATGACGTGACATCTAAGGGATTATTAAAAAATGCTGCAGTATCACTTCGTACAGCGTTAAAGGATATCCCCATCTTGACGACTTTTAGAACAAAAGGTGAGGGTGGAGAAACTTTATTGAGTGATCAAGAATATTTTGATATTTGTAGAAATATTCTAGAATTTAATCAGACTGATGCTTTAGATGTTGAACTTTATCACGATACAGAATCGGTGAAATCAATTGTTTCTGAAGCTTCGGAGGCTGGTGTGGTTACAATAATGAGTAATCACGATTTCGATAAAACACCTGAACAAGATGATATGGTTGATCGACTTGTTCAAATGGAAAAGTTGGGAGCAGATGTCGCTAAGATCGCTGTTATGCCACATTCAACTGATGACGTATTGAAATTAATGAGTGCGACTAATCAAGCTCAAAATACGCTTTCCACACCGGTCATTACAATGTCGATGGGTGATTTAGGCAAAGTTACCAGATTATCAGGTGAGGTATTTGGTTCTACAGTAACCTTTGCAACAGTAGGTGCTGCTTCAGCACCTGGTCAAATCCCGTTAACTAATTTGCGTCAGGAACTGGATGACTTGAAGTTAAACTAA
- a CDS encoding LacI family DNA-binding transcriptional regulator, producing the protein MAATIKDIALKAGVSAATVSRVLTNKEGFFGDKTAKKVRDAAKELGYRKNTSAMELVTKKSNDLAVIVNATKTNFSNSIIDGIQETAFPENLNVIILYAGDEDSERQKRAINTVVERSVMGVLLLSVDLAPENLEILQSANIPFCFLSISLDERNLPFISSDDFQIGYQATKYLIDQGHTKIGLAGLDYQHTITGTLRLNGYKKALSDAKIKFDEDWLSEGDYSYEAGKNTMSKYTAKTNLTAVVCGSDWAAIGVMNEARSLGLSVPENISIVAIDGTELCKIVQPQLTSVTQSFYEMGVSGVNWLLNKETRTEQSITPIEIHSRQSVRRLTMND; encoded by the coding sequence TTGGCTGCAACTATTAAAGATATCGCTCTAAAAGCCGGAGTATCGGCTGCAACAGTTTCACGAGTTCTCACTAACAAAGAGGGCTTTTTTGGTGATAAGACTGCCAAGAAAGTGCGGGACGCTGCCAAAGAGTTAGGCTATCGGAAAAACACGTCGGCAATGGAATTAGTAACCAAAAAAAGTAATGATCTAGCAGTTATCGTCAACGCCACTAAGACAAATTTCTCCAATTCAATCATTGACGGAATTCAAGAAACCGCCTTCCCTGAAAATTTGAACGTCATCATTTTATATGCCGGGGATGAAGATTCTGAACGACAAAAAAGAGCCATCAACACAGTGGTTGAGCGCTCAGTAATGGGAGTTTTATTGTTATCAGTTGATTTAGCACCAGAGAATTTGGAAATTTTGCAGTCAGCAAACATACCATTTTGTTTCCTATCAATTTCCTTAGATGAACGAAACTTGCCATTTATCAGTTCTGATGATTTCCAAATAGGCTATCAAGCGACTAAATATTTAATCGATCAAGGGCACACAAAAATTGGACTGGCCGGACTAGATTATCAACACACAATTACTGGAACACTAAGACTAAATGGCTACAAAAAAGCTCTTTCCGATGCAAAAATCAAATTTGACGAGGATTGGTTATCTGAGGGCGATTACAGTTACGAAGCAGGTAAAAATACCATGTCTAAATACACTGCAAAAACTAATCTAACAGCAGTAGTCTGTGGAAGTGACTGGGCAGCAATCGGGGTAATGAACGAGGCAAGAAGCCTAGGGCTTTCAGTCCCCGAGAACATATCAATAGTAGCAATCGATGGAACAGAACTATGCAAAATAGTCCAACCTCAACTAACCAGCGTCACCCAAAGTTTCTACGAAATGGGAGTATCAGGTGTAAATTGGTTACTGAATAAGGAAACACGAACCGAGCAATCAATCACACCAATAGAAATACATAGTCGACAAAGTGTAAGAAGGTTGACGATGAATGATTAA
- a CDS encoding ABC transporter ATP-binding protein — MDKLAIKNLTFRYKNDEPDIIKNLDFTLKTGTFNILYGASGCGKSTLMKIIAGLYPEYSGHLSSGEMFLDGKDTSDWDIQKVSRHVAILFQNPIDQFSMTTVKNEFIFTLENIGIPSSDIDNIIDSSLKRVGISGFKERKIDTLSGGELQKVSIAITLAMDADFIMLDEPFASIDMKSRGQLLSLLKDLQVNDGKTILITDHDLNGYQELIDNLYHFQDGTLEHITNQSNVFSRYQSNSCKLTFDLPIEKNEGNIINIQNLHLQNGSKTLLADTSFSIFKNKMILLTGENGTGKSTFFSALTRLHDFKGQINYQDKNILKYNQRKFARQIGFVFQDSQMQYLKLTVQEEIDLSLKYTDFKDFWTSKAVDNYLLKLKLDQLKDHVVYQLSGGQKKKLQIFEMLILGTPVLLLDEPLAGLDIDSALVVMTMIKEISERQNQTILLISHQLSGLNNFFDYHLELRNQTLEYSEVANFESIS; from the coding sequence ATGGATAAACTAGCAATAAAAAATTTAACATTTAGATATAAGAATGACGAACCTGATATCATCAAGAATCTGGATTTCACTTTAAAAACTGGAACTTTCAACATTTTGTATGGGGCTTCAGGATGTGGTAAATCAACTTTAATGAAAATTATTGCTGGTTTATATCCAGAATATTCGGGACATTTGTCTAGTGGTGAAATGTTTCTGGATGGCAAAGATACTAGTGATTGGGATATTCAAAAAGTATCACGGCACGTAGCAATATTATTTCAAAATCCAATTGATCAATTCTCAATGACAACCGTCAAAAATGAATTTATTTTTACATTGGAAAACATTGGAATACCAAGCTCTGATATCGATAACATTATTGATAGTTCACTTAAAAGAGTTGGTATATCTGGTTTCAAAGAACGTAAAATCGATACATTATCTGGTGGAGAATTGCAAAAAGTTTCCATTGCCATCACATTAGCAATGGATGCTGATTTCATTATGCTGGATGAACCTTTTGCATCAATTGACATGAAATCTCGAGGGCAATTGCTTTCACTACTTAAAGACCTCCAAGTTAACGATGGTAAAACCATCTTAATTACTGATCATGATTTAAACGGTTACCAGGAATTGATAGATAATTTGTACCACTTTCAAGACGGAACACTTGAACATATTACTAATCAGAGCAATGTGTTCAGTCGTTACCAGTCAAACAGTTGTAAGCTTACTTTTGATCTCCCTATCGAAAAAAATGAAGGCAATATTATAAATATCCAAAACCTTCATTTACAAAACGGTTCAAAGACTTTACTCGCCGATACCTCCTTTTCGATTTTCAAAAATAAGATGATATTACTGACCGGTGAAAATGGTACTGGAAAATCTACCTTCTTCTCTGCACTTACCCGTCTACATGATTTTAAGGGCCAAATAAATTATCAAGATAAAAACATCTTGAAATACAATCAAAGAAAATTTGCGAGACAAATTGGTTTTGTTTTCCAAGATTCGCAGATGCAATATCTTAAACTAACAGTCCAAGAAGAGATTGATTTGAGTCTAAAATATACTGATTTCAAAGACTTTTGGACTTCAAAAGCGGTCGATAATTATTTACTAAAACTAAAATTAGATCAATTAAAAGATCATGTTGTTTATCAACTATCTGGTGGTCAAAAAAAGAAACTTCAAATCTTTGAGATGTTGATTTTGGGTACACCAGTATTATTATTGGATGAACCTCTGGCCGGATTAGATATAGATTCAGCCCTTGTTGTTATGACAATGATAAAAGAAATATCTGAAAGACAAAATCAAACCATTTTACTGATTAGTCATCAATTAAGTGGTTTAAATAATTTCTTCGACTATCATTTAGAACTACGCAATCAGACTCTTGAATATTCGGAGGTGGCTAACTTTGAATCCATCTCTTAA
- a CDS encoding ECF transporter S component, which translates to MNRQSSRTKSSIFNYSLRDVAFIALTGVFCGAIFFATSLSYNFLLAGLSAVGLAPVANDLLLGLWMIAGPLAAMLTRKVLACTIGEILGSFVEMILGGQWGAATLISGLIQGVGSGLGFTMTGYRRFDKFGLLLSAITGTVVSFGWSLISEGYLKYNFGFLIILFIVRFISIGFFAGILVYWINKLVEKSGILNRD; encoded by the coding sequence ATGAACAGACAAAGTTCAAGAACCAAATCTTCAATTTTTAATTACTCGTTGAGAGACGTTGCCTTTATCGCATTAACAGGTGTTTTCTGTGGTGCAATCTTTTTTGCAACTAGTCTTTCATACAACTTCCTATTGGCTGGGTTATCAGCAGTAGGGTTAGCACCCGTAGCTAATGACCTATTATTGGGATTATGGATGATTGCCGGTCCATTAGCAGCGATGTTAACTAGAAAAGTACTTGCCTGTACAATCGGTGAAATTCTAGGTAGTTTTGTCGAAATGATTTTAGGTGGTCAATGGGGAGCCGCAACCTTGATTTCTGGATTAATTCAAGGTGTAGGTAGTGGACTTGGATTCACAATGACCGGTTACAGAAGATTCGACAAATTTGGTTTACTCCTATCAGCAATCACAGGTACAGTTGTATCCTTCGGCTGGAGTTTGATCAGTGAAGGATACCTAAAATATAATTTTGGATTCTTAATTATTTTATTCATCGTTCGTTTCATCTCAATCGGATTCTTTGCCGGCATCTTGGTTTACTGGATCAACAAATTAGTTGAAAAATCAGGTATCTTGAACCGAGATTAG
- a CDS encoding glycoside hydrolase family 13 protein, whose protein sequence is MTKNWWQGSVVYQVYTRSYQDSNGDGVGDLPGLTQRLPYIKKLGADVIWLNPIYKSPDKDNGYDISDYRSIQDVYGSMDDFDKMLDTAHKDDLKIVMDLVVNHTSDKHEWFEQSRQSKDNSYSDYYIWRDPVDGHAPNNWGSYFSGPAWTYEPKRGQYYLHLFAPGQPDLNWENPKVRQEVYSLMKFWLDKGIDGFRMDVINLISKPAGLPDAPQAAGSSYGNVEPLVSDGPRLNEFLHEMNDEVLSKYDIMTVGEMPGSTPEDAIEYTGLKSNELNMVFQFEHVDLAANPDKRLGKWNDQPIKLVDLKKALSRWETELDGKGWNSLYWNNHDQPRAVSRFATDNPKYRVTAAKMLGTTLHMMQGTPYVYEGEELGETNVHYKSLDQYEDIESINAYHQLVEKDKAVDGPTMLKYLENMSRDNARTPMQWDDSDNAGFTTGRPWFALNPNYKEINAKSQVDDPDSIYNYYRQLISLRHNSDLITYGNYEEIDPEDNEVFAYRRHYEGKTLLVISNFTDKSVERDYQQADGKRLIGNYSENQGTALRPYETNVYLFD, encoded by the coding sequence ATGACAAAAAATTGGTGGCAAGGTTCAGTCGTTTATCAAGTTTATACACGTAGTTATCAAGATAGTAATGGTGACGGAGTCGGTGACCTACCTGGACTAACACAACGTTTGCCATATATTAAAAAGTTAGGTGCTGATGTAATTTGGCTTAATCCAATTTACAAATCACCTGACAAAGATAATGGCTACGATATTAGTGATTATCGCTCAATCCAAGATGTTTATGGCAGCATGGATGACTTCGACAAAATGCTTGATACCGCACATAAAGATGATTTAAAAATTGTTATGGATTTAGTTGTTAACCACACTTCTGACAAACACGAATGGTTTGAACAAAGCCGTCAGTCAAAAGATAATTCTTACTCAGATTATTATATTTGGCGTGATCCCGTTGATGGACATGCACCAAACAATTGGGGTTCTTACTTCTCAGGCCCAGCTTGGACTTACGAACCAAAACGTGGTCAATATTACCTCCACTTGTTTGCTCCAGGACAGCCTGATTTGAATTGGGAAAATCCTAAAGTCAGACAAGAAGTGTACAGCTTGATGAAATTCTGGCTTGATAAAGGTATTGACGGTTTCAGAATGGATGTTATCAACTTAATATCCAAGCCTGCTGGATTGCCTGATGCTCCCCAAGCTGCAGGTTCCTCCTATGGAAATGTTGAACCACTAGTATCTGACGGTCCACGTTTGAATGAATTTTTACATGAAATGAATGACGAAGTTCTTTCGAAATACGATATTATGACCGTTGGCGAAATGCCTGGTTCAACGCCTGAGGACGCTATTGAATACACCGGATTGAAGTCCAATGAATTGAACATGGTTTTCCAATTCGAACATGTTGATTTAGCAGCTAATCCTGACAAACGTTTGGGTAAGTGGAACGACCAGCCTATCAAATTGGTCGACCTGAAAAAAGCTTTATCCCGTTGGGAAACTGAGCTTGATGGTAAGGGCTGGAACAGTCTTTACTGGAATAATCACGACCAACCACGTGCTGTTTCTCGGTTTGCAACAGATAATCCAAAATATCGTGTTACAGCAGCCAAAATGCTTGGGACAACTCTTCACATGATGCAAGGAACACCTTACGTCTATGAAGGTGAAGAATTGGGCGAGACCAACGTTCACTACAAATCTCTCGACCAATATGAAGACATCGAAAGTATCAATGCTTACCATCAATTGGTCGAAAAAGATAAGGCTGTCGATGGTCCAACCATGCTGAAATATTTGGAAAATATGTCACGTGACAACGCCAGAACACCTATGCAATGGGACGATTCTGATAACGCTGGATTTACAACTGGAAGACCTTGGTTTGCACTGAATCCTAATTACAAGGAAATCAACGCCAAGAGCCAAGTTGACGATCCAGACTCAATTTATAATTACTATCGTCAGTTAATCAGCTTACGTCATAATAGTGATTTAATTACTTACGGAAATTATGAAGAAATCGATCCTGAGGACAATGAAGTATTTGCTTATCGTCGCCACTATGAAGGTAAAACTTTGTTAGTTATCAGTAACTTTACCGATAAATCAGTTGAACGAGACTATCAACAAGCAGACGGCAAACGTTTGATTGGTAACTATTCAGAGAATCAAGGTACGGCACTTAGACCATATGAAACTAATGTTTATTTATTTGACTAA
- a CDS encoding SLC45 family MFS transporter produces MVDNKALETDIPTKKASVKNSVSKNSLPNLSMGTIFAMTFGFFGVNMAFSLQSSQMGRIFQTIGADPTKLGFFFILPPLAGMIVQPLIGKYSDRTWNKFGRRMPYLLIGAPIAALVMILLPNGGNFGLGFASVAALWFGAISVLFMDLSSNVCMQPFKMIIGDMVNEDQKDLAWSWQQSFSNLGGVLATILPFALTWFGVSNVAAKGTVPLSLRLAFYIGAGILLITAFYTIFSVHEYDPATYAGYHHIDVNAHKKSVSLWKLVKTAPKSFWEIFVVQIFNWFAFQYLCTYGTGAIAQNVWHTSNASSAGYQAAGNWFGIMTCVQSIAAVVWGFAVLSHTKPTQRKFWLRVSLILGGLGFVSIFFIHNQLLLIVPFVLIGIWYLTMQTQPLSLFTESLNGENEGAYLGLFNCGICLPQIIASLLSFVIFPMVGKSMPGMIAVAGGALLIGSLAVSVIHPSLSNKTEEEM; encoded by the coding sequence ATGGTCGATAATAAAGCACTCGAAACTGATATACCTACCAAAAAAGCTTCGGTCAAAAACTCAGTTTCAAAAAACTCACTACCAAATTTATCAATGGGAACAATTTTCGCAATGACTTTCGGATTTTTTGGAGTCAACATGGCGTTCTCGTTGCAATCATCACAGATGGGAAGAATTTTCCAAACCATCGGTGCTGATCCAACGAAACTAGGATTCTTCTTCATTCTGCCACCACTTGCCGGAATGATTGTCCAGCCTTTAATCGGTAAATATTCCGATCGAACTTGGAATAAGTTCGGACGTCGGATGCCTTACTTGTTAATTGGTGCTCCAATCGCCGCTCTAGTAATGATTCTCTTACCAAATGGTGGAAACTTTGGACTCGGATTTGCTTCAGTTGCAGCCCTTTGGTTCGGTGCAATATCAGTCTTATTTATGGACTTGTCTTCTAATGTTTGTATGCAACCATTCAAAATGATCATTGGTGACATGGTTAACGAAGATCAAAAAGACTTAGCATGGTCATGGCAACAATCATTTTCAAACCTAGGTGGAGTTTTAGCAACAATTCTCCCCTTCGCATTAACATGGTTTGGTGTTTCAAACGTTGCCGCCAAAGGAACAGTTCCACTATCACTTCGATTAGCATTTTATATCGGAGCAGGAATTCTTTTAATCACAGCTTTCTACACAATCTTCTCCGTCCACGAATATGATCCAGCAACTTATGCCGGCTATCATCACATCGACGTCAACGCACACAAGAAATCCGTCAGCCTCTGGAAATTAGTTAAGACAGCTCCAAAATCTTTTTGGGAAATTTTTGTAGTGCAGATTTTCAACTGGTTCGCGTTCCAATATTTGTGCACATACGGAACTGGTGCGATTGCGCAGAATGTTTGGCACACTTCTAATGCATCTTCAGCTGGCTATCAAGCTGCCGGTAATTGGTTTGGAATCATGACTTGTGTTCAATCAATCGCCGCTGTTGTTTGGGGGTTTGCAGTTCTATCCCACACAAAACCAACCCAACGTAAATTCTGGTTAAGAGTAAGTTTGATCCTTGGTGGATTAGGATTTGTATCAATTTTCTTCATCCACAATCAACTTCTATTAATCGTTCCATTCGTACTAATTGGAATTTGGTATCTAACAATGCAAACGCAACCACTTTCACTTTTCACAGAATCATTGAACGGTGAAAACGAAGGTGCTTATCTCGGATTATTCAATTGTGGAATTTGTTTACCACAAATTATTGCTTCATTACTAAGCTTTGTGATTTTCCCAATGGTCGGAAAATCAATGCCCGGAATGATTGCTGTTGCCGGAGGAGCACTCTTAATTGGCTCTTTAGCAGTCAGCGTTATTCATCCATCTTTATCAAATAAAACTGAGGAGGAAATGTAG
- a CDS encoding shikimate dehydrogenase produces MTERIDGHTTLIGLMAYPIRHSMSPTMHNNAFAKLGLNYAYLAFDVTSDRLPKAIDAIRTLDMRGSNISMPNKQKVIPLLDKLDPAAKMVGAVNTIVNDNGILTGYTTDGIGFMKSLDDEDVNIRGQKMTLAGAGGAGTAIAIQAALDGVKDISIFNAKDQSWENAKRNVDIINEKTDCKATLHSIEDKEDFKNEIADSFIYCDSTGVGMKPLEDMTLVEDPSWFRPDMVVFDTVYAPRTTKLMKVAEQAGVKHVFNGLGMMLEQGAAAFKLWTGKEMPVEYIHDILFADEK; encoded by the coding sequence ATGACAGAACGTATTGATGGACACACTACTTTAATTGGCTTGATGGCTTATCCTATTCGCCATTCAATGTCACCAACTATGCACAATAACGCTTTCGCAAAACTTGGCTTGAATTACGCATATTTAGCTTTTGACGTAACTAGCGACAGGCTTCCTAAGGCAATTGATGCAATCAGAACATTAGACATGCGTGGGTCAAATATATCGATGCCTAATAAACAAAAAGTTATTCCTTTGTTGGATAAATTAGATCCAGCTGCAAAAATGGTTGGTGCTGTAAATACTATCGTCAATGACAATGGCATTTTGACTGGTTACACAACTGACGGAATTGGATTTATGAAGTCATTGGATGATGAAGACGTGAATATTCGTGGACAAAAGATGACTTTGGCCGGTGCTGGTGGCGCCGGAACTGCGATTGCAATTCAAGCTGCCCTTGATGGTGTTAAGGATATTTCGATTTTTAACGCCAAAGATCAGTCATGGGAAAATGCTAAACGTAATGTTGATATTATTAATGAAAAAACTGACTGCAAGGCAACATTGCATTCTATTGAAGACAAAGAAGATTTCAAAAATGAGATTGCTGACTCATTTATTTATTGTGATTCAACAGGTGTCGGAATGAAGCCCCTTGAAGATATGACTTTGGTTGAAGATCCATCATGGTTTAGACCTGATATGGTCGTTTTTGATACCGTTTATGCACCAAGAACAACTAAGTTGATGAAAGTGGCTGAACAAGCTGGTGTTAAACATGTTTTTAATGGATTAGGAATGATGTTGGAACAGGGTGCTGCTGCGTTCAAACTTTGGACAGGTAAAGAAATGCCAGTTGAATACATTCACGATATTTTATTCGCTGACGAAAAGTAG
- the tenA gene encoding thiaminase II: protein MEFSERLIKKGQPILKQILKHPFVEGIGQGDVSKDALAFYVGQDFNYLNAFMKVYAAAIQKSNSRDQIQLFTNQIEFTLNSEIQPHIDFCKVAGIEYSTVQNDKQAPMTYLYNEHMYNAARTGDLIDVVASMLPCPWTYSVIGETLIEQGSSTESNPFKSWIDFYAGVNSEDKMLSVQLFDILDLEASKYSDEKLKEVEDRFLKSCELEWHFWDQAYYQRDWKFV, encoded by the coding sequence ATGGAATTTTCTGAAAGACTAATTAAAAAAGGCCAGCCGATTTTGAAACAAATATTGAAACATCCTTTCGTTGAAGGAATAGGTCAGGGAGATGTTTCAAAAGATGCGTTGGCTTTTTATGTTGGGCAAGATTTTAATTATCTAAATGCATTTATGAAAGTTTATGCTGCAGCAATACAGAAATCCAATAGTCGTGATCAAATTCAACTTTTTACTAATCAAATCGAATTTACTTTGAACAGTGAAATCCAACCACACATCGATTTTTGTAAGGTCGCAGGTATTGAGTACTCGACAGTCCAGAATGATAAGCAAGCGCCAATGACATACCTATACAACGAGCACATGTATAATGCGGCAAGAACAGGAGACTTGATAGACGTTGTTGCATCTATGTTGCCATGTCCTTGGACATATTCAGTTATTGGGGAAACTTTGATTGAGCAGGGATCCTCGACAGAATCCAATCCATTTAAATCGTGGATTGATTTTTATGCTGGTGTTAACAGTGAAGATAAAATGTTGAGTGTTCAGTTGTTTGATATTTTGGATTTGGAAGCAAGTAAATATAGTGATGAAAAACTAAAAGAAGTTGAAGATAGATTTCTGAAAAGCTGTGAACTCGAATGGCATTTTTGGGATCAAGCTTATTATCAACGTGATTGGAAATTTGTATAA